The Cyanobacteria bacterium QS_8_64_29 DNA segment ACGTAGTAGTAGCGCTGCACGATCCGAGCTCCAATGGCTGCGAGGGGGGGGCGGCCGTTGGCTGGCGAATCAAGGTTCGCCGCGCAACAGCGCCTTCATATCGCGGACGGCGCGCTCCATCCCCACGAGGGCGGCGCGGCTGACGATGGCGTGACCAATGTTGAGCTCAGCCATGCCCGCAATGCGAGCGACCGGGGCTGTATTGCGATAGGTTAACCCGTGCCCGGCATTGACGCCCAATCCGGCGGCGCGGGCTTGCTGGCAGCGATCGCTTAAGGCCGCCAGTTGGGGATCGCGCGCGCTAGCGCTTGGGGCTTGGGCATAGTCGCCGGTATGGAGCTCGATCAGCTGCGCCTGCACCTTGGCAACGGCGGCGATTTGGCTGGGCTCGGGATCGACAAACAGGCTGACCGGGATACCGTCCCCTTGCAACTGCTCCACGGCGGCACGCAAGCGCTCGGGCGAGCTAGCGACATCCAAGCCGCCCTCAGTGGTCACTTCCTCGCGCCGCTCCGGCACCAAGGTGACGTAGTCGGGAACGAGCTCGCGCGCGATGGCAACCATTTCCTCGGTCGGCGCCATCTCCAGATTGAGGTGCGTTTGCACGGTCTGGCGCAGCAGCCGTACGTCGCGGTCTTGAATGTGGCGCCGGTCTTCGCGCAGGTGAACGGTAATGCCATCGGCGCCGGCTAGCTCGGCCAAGGTGGCCGCCGCTACGGGATCGGGCTCGTCCGTGCGCCGCGCCTGCCGGATGGTGGCGATGCGATCGAGGTTGACCCCCAGCGTTACCGCCGCAGGTGCATTGGCGTCAGCCGATTCAGCCATGGTTGCCGTCTGGCTTCGCGGTTGCGCTCGCCTTGCTGCACTGCCGGCAAGCTGCGAGCGTTCCAAACCGTATCACGGCGGTACTGCATCCGCACTACTGGCTCGGTGAGACAACGCGCAGGCGCCGCGTAATGGTCGTCATGCCGCCCTGGCGGACCAAAACGGCCGACAGCCAGTGGCTGCCGGTCTGTTTGGGCGCCTGGCCCACCTTGTAGAGGCCGCCGGCCGGCAGCGGTTGCAGCTCCAGCGGCGGCGGCTGCAGGTACCGCTGGCCGCTAACCGCTTGCATGGTGGCAGAGCCCAGCAAAACCGCGTCTCCCAGCGGTTGGGTGGCAATGGCATCAAAATGGAACCGCTCGCCGGGCGCCACGGTTGCGGGCAGGTTGATGCGAACTTGCGGGGGATTGCTGCCTGCGGTGAGCTCGGTTCGCTCCAAGAGGATCGTTTGCCGGGTGACGGTTCGATCAGCCAAACGCTGGCGCGATCGCAACCGGGCATCCAGCCGGAAAGTGCGATGCTCGCCCTGGCGCTTGCCCGTGACGTGCGTCTCGGTGGTGGTAACAAAACCGCGGCCTCGCCGCTGCCACGACTGCAGCTGGATGTCGTACTGGAGCTGCTCGTAGCGCTGGTGCAGCTGCGACAGACCCGCCACCAACTGCGAGCGTTCTAGGCCGCCCGAGCGCTCGAAGCGCGCCCCATACAATTGCTTCAGCTGCTGCGCATTGCCGCGATTGGCCGCCCGCTCGATGGTCGAGAGCAACTGCGTCAATTCGGAGGGGGCCGAGGC contains these protein-coding regions:
- a CDS encoding pyridoxine 5'-phosphate synthase; translation: MAESADANAPAAVTLGVNLDRIATIRQARRTDEPDPVAAATLAELAGADGITVHLREDRRHIQDRDVRLLRQTVQTHLNLEMAPTEEMVAIARELVPDYVTLVPERREEVTTEGGLDVASSPERLRAAVEQLQGDGIPVSLFVDPEPSQIAAVAKVQAQLIELHTGDYAQAPSASARDPQLAALSDRCQQARAAGLGVNAGHGLTYRNTAPVARIAGMAELNIGHAIVSRAALVGMERAVRDMKALLRGEP